The nucleotide window CATCTTTACCGGATGCAGAGTGTGTTTTCTTTCTCTTCCCATGAAAAAAGGAATTAGATAAGGAAAAATAAGCTAACTTGTTAACAGGTACTTGCTATAATTTGCCACTTCTCTTGTACAGGAAAAAAATGGGAAGAGAAGTGTTCAGCTTCAGCTATTAGCACTTGAAGCATTTCGTGAACTGGCTCGTGTTTTCCCCCGCCAATTCTCTCCCCACATCTTTGCCTCTGCCACAGCTCTCTCCCGATCAAAATCCTTTTTGAAGATCCCAGCCATCTCCCTTGGTGAGTCCTCTTTCTCTGATCCTTCTAGCTCGCGTTTTCGGCCAGAATCTCCCACTTCCTCATTCTTTGTAATCATTCCACTCCCTCCGCGGATTCTTCTTTCATCATGGTCACCCCCAGATCTGTTACTAGAGGCAGGCGAGGCATTCGGATCATAAGCTTTGTTTGCCAAGTAGGACAAAGCAGTGACGACATCTGCAATTCCAGGACGGCTAGCAGCTTGTTCTTGGATGCACATCGATGCTACAGCAAGTGCTTGGTAAAGCCCACGCATTGGAAATCGGCCTTGCAATCTAGGGTCGGCAAGCTTTGGGAGTTTTTTTCGGTCGTTGAACATGGGCCTTGCCTGGGAATACATGAAATCTGATGAAACACATGGAGAAAATTTGCATGTCTTTTCATGCATCCTAAATCATAGCATTGAAAACCCGACGAACTTTTCtaccaataaaatattattcacatTTATGCTCATAAAAGTCTCTGCTGCTCTCCAATCTAAACAATAATCCCAGTTTGCCATAGAAATATGCATCTTGAATAGGCAGATGAATGCATTACAGTTGTCAAAATGTTTAACCCAGTCTTTCATCAATTTAAAGTTGGTCCCATATATATGGATAAACTATTTGCTCAGTTGATATTATGTTATATGCAACCAAGTCATCAAATCTAACTTGGAGCCAGTTTCATTTACTATGCAGCAGAATTGCTACTAAAGTTAGTAGTCAACTTAGTGCTTTAAGTGAGTGAATTTAAACTAACCTGTATGGTTGGAACTTGGAACATTATGGCTTCTTGTTGTATGGTGCTCATGACTTGGATTTTCCATTGAATTTATTCAAAAAGATGTATGCCCAAATTATCTGAGTAATTATAAATACTTCATGATTAAGAAGAATTACATTAATTAACGCATATGGAAGGACAAGAATACAAATAGGTCAGTCATAACAGGTTGCTGTGCTCACTTGATAATTTTCCACCATATATTTCTAGATCAAACTTGACACACCTGATATAACTCACAAGTAGTCTCCaacattcaagatcatgataataGCATCAAACGATAAATTTAGTATGAACAAATGAAGAAGCTTACCCAGGAAATAAGGTTTTGTTCACCATGTGGTAATGCGCTATCAATGGCCTTCCGCCCTGTTATCAGCTCCAGAAGTACAACTCCAAAACTGTAAACATCAGATTTAACTGTCAGCTGTCCAGTCATAGCATACTCCGGAGCACAATAGCCATAGGTGCCCATCACCCTCGTTGACACATGAGATTTATCGCCAGTTGGACCGAGCTTTGCAAGACCAAAGTCTGAGAGCTTTGGGTGAAACCCCTCACCCAATAATATATTGGACGATTTGAAGTCCCTATAAATGACTGGTGGGCTGGCTTTATCATGGAGATATTCCAACCCCTTAGCTGCACCTGCAGCAATTTTCATCCTTGTGTTCCAGTCCAGGGGTTCCTTGTCAGGCGGGAGATCTGTAATCATTCAAGCTCTCAAATATATCAAAACATTATTAGGTTCTTAAAGCTTTGCAGGACAAATGACTTTTTCCAATTTAACTATGAAATAACAAAGGTTCTCGTTGCTTTTAGGTAAAAGTAGTAATTTACTATGTGCAACATGTCCAGCATGCGGGAACAAGATCAAAAGGTGCTTTGGACATGATATACATGATTTCCACCAAGAATAGAAAATCCCATCCCTATTGTACTGAAATATATTCAGACGATCAAGGAAGAACTGAGTTAATTGCACCAAACCAATTTGTGAACAAGTCAAACGATCATATAAATCACAGAAAGTCATATGAATAACTAAAACTGGAGGTCTCTTGAGGTTTATTGCTTAAAGATAAAAGCTAGGACCTAAAGAAATGTGATTCCAAGTCTAATTGAGAACTAACAACTTAGTCTTCAAATCTTAAAGTTTCATGATTCTTCTCAAGGAATTGTTACTTGGTGAAAATTGCAGGCATCATTACATTCTAAATATTGACATTGAACAAAAACCAAAGAAAGATTTCCTTGTTTCTGTTAAAAGTAACAACACCACCTGGATAAGATTTCTCAAAACCCTGTAAAACTAACATGAtataacaaaaaacttgcatttgGGAAGACTGGTGCCTGATTTTATGTGTGTGCTGGCACTCAGAAAAATACGTTGAGCCACTATGAATGGAGAACTTGATACTCAAGATACCAACCTTAAAGCAAGCCAGTCCAGAAAATGTTTAGAAAAGTTTGTGGGCCACATGGCTATCCAAAATCATGAGATGATGCTTATCCAAGAAAGCAGAAGAGAATACTTTTATTCCAAAACAGACCTTTTAAGACTGATTTCATTAAATTAGGCTCTACCTACacgtttcttctttttttccgtTGTATTGAATGTCAATTCAATTTGTCATTTTGCAGCAGGGGTAGAAAGTCCACACATATAACCTATAGAAGGGCTATAAATCAACTAATGTAAACAATTTTAATAGTTCTACTTAAGGAGAGATTTGCCTATTTGGAAAATCAATTGGAATATACTATTAGTTCAATAACTAAGTACAACAACTAGTGGTGATATAGATTGTTTTTGTTTGCAACTGTTAGAACTTTTAAAAGGAAGGAATTCAGCCAGCACACTTTCAAGTTACAGACCAACAGATCTTTATTATGAAAAATGTCATGTTCTTTTACATCTGTTATTTTCTGTTCTCTTTAGATCAACTAGTTCACATCAGATTCCATATTAGAGCAACAGGACATGCTGCAGCTCATGACTTTTGGCCATGATCCTTTTAAGAATTTCAAGCTAATATTGATCAATACTTTGTTTCAAATTTGAGTTCACAACAACGCAAAAATGAGAATGCAGAAATGTCCAGAACCCAAGGTTTGATAATCATGGTTAACTGCCGCTGAACATACAAAAATTTGGCTTTACCATAAGCATATGTTGTCAAGGATCTGAAGAATGAGGAAATCATGGGTTTCAATATGTCGCTTGTACATTCTTGAATTAAGGATCAACAAACATGATAGATTTCCTATTGAGATCCTTGAAGCTCTGACAACCATGAGTTTACAAGTTTATATACCCTCTTTGACAAGATCTGTAGGACAGATTGGTCCTGTAATTCCTACAGCAACCGGAGTGTTGATCAGATAGCAAGCTAGCATAATCCCAGATTCAACTATGAGAAGAAACATCAGGGTACATCAATTTCCGATGATTCTTCAGTAAAAGTGGGGCACATCATTCAATCAATCATGAGCTACAAAGTTTCTGATAGTAAATGCCTTGAACATGATGGCATTATAGTTTGATAATGG belongs to Musa acuminata AAA Group cultivar baxijiao chromosome BXJ3-5, Cavendish_Baxijiao_AAA, whole genome shotgun sequence and includes:
- the LOC103986028 gene encoding serine/threonine-protein kinase PBS1, which codes for MGCFPCFESRRGGVLNPGNGRDDSREEHPMVPPHIDRSSSVADSVNHRSNSGSKREAQSEKDVSSVNISAHTFTFRELATATRNFRDECFLGEGGFGRVYKGRLESTGQIVAVKQLDREGLQGNREFLVEVLMLSLLHHPNLVNLIGYCADGDQRLLVYEFLPLGSLEDHLHDLPPDKEPLDWNTRMKIAAGAAKGLEYLHDKASPPVIYRDFKSSNILLGEGFHPKLSDFGLAKLGPTGDKSHVSTRVMGTYGYCAPEYAMTGQLTVKSDVYSFGVVLLELITGRKAIDSALPHGEQNLISWARPMFNDRKKLPKLADPRLQGRFPMRGLYQALAVASMCIQEQAASRPGIADVVTALSYLANKAYDPNASPASSNRSGGDHDERRIRGGSGMITKNEEVGDSGRKRELEGSEKEDSPREMAGIFKKDFDRERAVAEAKMWGENWRGKTRASSRNASSANS